TCGTCcgcatttgtaatttgtattgtctttatgatcattcgaaaaatgaaaaaaacattatttaattaattatgccaATGAGATATTGTCTTAATGAGGTTCCTAGCCCGGAACTTATGCACACAAACATTCAATCTTACCCAAATTTTTGATAATTGTTTAATGTCAATAtgacaaaataaaatcaatgcTCAGTTATAAATTAAgcaaaaatattttagattGTTTTGTCAAGTTGCAATAACATTATTAACTCATGAAGTCAAAATCATTGTAAGTTAAATGCTAAAAAGTGGATTTAAAAGGGAGAAAAGTAGCCAAAAAATAAAGCATATATAGAAATAAATGAATGGTGGAAATGATTCTAAAATAAAAAGGTTATTTATTACCAATGAAATCAATGACAAGGCGGCCGTCGCAATATCTTCCAGCAGGGGAGTGGAAGAAGGTTTCGCCGTGAGGCAGTCTAGCCTGTCCAAAGGTGGCGGAGAAGCCTCCGGTATCGGAGTTTGAGTCGCCGAAGttgaatattgccggaaaagtgCATTCACCTTTGTTCTTCATTGCTGTTTTCTCACACATTGACACTACTACTAGAGTTGATGCCATTGCTAAGAATAGCAATAGTTTTAGCTTACTACACTCCATCACTTCCAAAAGGGGAGAAAGAGGGGATAGAGAAAGTGTGTGTGTGTAACTGTGTTTGtgtgtttttatttagttttagtttagtttttgGGTGTGAGCATGTGCATAAATATAATGAATGATTGAGCCAATGGGGTTgggagttttttgttttttttaacagGTAAGGTTACAGACCTTACTGAACCGACACATGACACAGTTCAGCTATGTATATCAACGTTTGAGAATAAGAGGGGAtgaggaagtattttcggatatctaatatgtgcttgcaaatgcatatcattgtaaaagacaaaataggaaaaaaaattgaatgatacttttttttgCAGAATCGTACTTATTTTAACgtgaatggtacttccttttttgtctttttactATTTATCTTTTaactgatatgtgtgttgcATCCCCGGGATGAGATAGAAACAGAAAGTGTGTTTATTTAGTTCAGTTTGTGTATGTGTGAGCAAGTGCATAAATATGGGGCCAAAGGGGATGGGAGTAAGGGTATTGAAATGGTTCAAGGAAGATTACATATATATGCATTATGAATTATGAGTTTTATGACTAATAATTAGGTGGATGATATATCACATTGAGCTATGTACTTCAGCCgacaataaaataatatttatgtcTATTACTGTACAGAAAAAATTACATAATACAATTGAGACTAATCTACGAACTTAAGTTAACATCTAATAATGAAGTAATATTATTTGATAAATATTATGTGTAGtaactaaaattaaattaatgtctCTAGTAAAGAAAATGAATAAATGGCAAATGGGACAAATAAGATACATTACTCCTTCCATCTCTTTTAGTttgccccaaaaaaaaaattcactttgaaaaaattactatttaaaatATGGAGCAATTTCAAAGAGACACCCAGAAAGGAAATTAGAGTAATATTATTAGTAGAAAAATAACTAAAGAAGTCAATAACTCACAACTACGACTCCATGGCCCAATGGATAAGGCGCTGGTCTACGAAACCAGAGACTCTGGGTTcgatccccagtggagtcgttttcttttttttcctctACTAAAAAGGGAAAAAGTCTGCTGAATCATGTCTCTGTTAAAAATATTGCAGTCATACCTCTTAATTGGTTATTTTTTTGGGGGTGAAGGGAGCTGAGAGCCTGGGAATCATTAGTCAATAGTCATAAGTCATAACACTCAAAACATAAGTTTATGTTATGTAATCAACTCAACCTGAACACGTTCcagtttttttagtttagggcaGGTTTTTTCACTAGAAAATAAGATACAGAGTACTATCTTTTTTAAGGTCGATAATAGGGTGAACGTGTTGATCTACTTTcgaatttttaaaacaaatACTACTCCCAAATTTCTACAAAATTCTTACGCTTTTTGGTGACTGCGAATTGATAATTTCATCTTTTTTGATCTACTTCACACTTGAGTGCAAAAAAATTATCTTCATTCCTCACTTGGTGAAATATATACATTGTCCGGGCAGAAAAATCACTGAGCAGTAAATATATGACTCCATGGCCCAATGGATAAGGCACTGGTCTACGAAACCAGAGATTCTGGGTtcgttccccagtggagtcgttTTTTACTTTTCTGTAAAGTGTAAAAAACTATAAAGCCCGTTGACTGACGGCTCTGCTAAGAAGGttaattagtttattttttgtGGGGTAGAGAAGGGATTGAGAATTGTTTAAACTACGATATAGGATAAAGTTTAGAAATTTCTACAAAATTCCTGCACTAGATCATTTGGATGGTGTTATTAAAAAATACAGAACATACttcataaaataaaaattgcacAGTATATTTCAATCTTTTGATTTACTTcattacggagtactccctccgtcccggaatacttgacctgttttccttatcgggccgtcctaTAATACTTTACCTGTTTCTAAAagtggaaatattctaacaatattatattatttctcactccacccctattaacccacctaccccctactccatacaaaaaataattaaaaattcaacccctactctcccccaaccccacccctttacacatttcccactaactacattaaaataaaaccccactatcaactactccactacctattaaattaaataagtcaattcaagtcccttaaactatGTGCCGAtcaaaccggatcgagtattccgggacgaagggagtacttCACTAGAAATAAAATTACCGTCATTCCTCACTTGGTAAATGGTATATACATTTTCCTGAGAAGAGAAATCACTAAGCAGTAAATATATGACTCCATGGCCCAATGGATAAGGCGCTGGTCTACGAAACCAGAGACTCTGGGTTcgatccccagtggagtcgttTTTTTACAAATTTATCTGGAAAGATAAAACTGTGCTCACATGATCAATTTTTACCAGTAAATGGAGAAATATTAACGGgttaaattcaaaaaatttcCATAAAAATATGATGTATAACATGAAAATGTGAAAAGGGGATTGAATGTAAATGCAGCATAATACAAATCAGGTCATTCTCCAGTAATACAGTTCAAAGGGCAGACTTTTTACATAATTTAGAGAAGGGTAGAGGAGGATCAGCGAGAGATCCATCTGAAATCCGGTTTGCAACCCATCGATTGGCAGCGTCCGTATAATGTATGCTATCCCAACTTATGTATTCTGATGGATTATTACACGGGGTTGCATAAACTGCAACCCCgttctttttttctttgttcCAACAATGCAAGCTAGAATTACCAACATGCTTGCAACAGTAACCAAGCGGATCAACAAAACCTGCAATCACGTACCATGAAAACACCAAAAATCAGAATATTTCTTTGATTCACTAACAAGAGTTCAACATGCTTGTCATAAATCTCACCATATTTCTTTGATTCAGTAACAAGAGAGTATTTAGCTGAGTAAATGTCAACATATACAAGAAGAGAATTCTGTAGTTGAGTCCGCAGTTCAGAAATCTTGTTCTTGAGCTGCCTGTTGAACTCTTTTGCTACCTCATTGTAAGACTTCACACAACCGGCTTCATCAACATTTCCGGGATTGGGAGGATATTTCAACAGTAAATATGGCAAGCAACCGATAGGGCCAGTGTTATGTATCCAAAATGTCCTTGCTCCTAACTCGTGAAGTTTCTGAGAGAATCACTCACAAGATTAAATTTGGATACTGGTGTAAGGTGTAAGAACAAAAAATATCTTCTCTAGTTCTGTAaacatcaataaaaaaaaaaatcctgctCAATAAGATGACATTTGTTCAGTATCTGAAAGATCGGTTAAAGATGTAATCTGTTAAGACAGAGAATACATAACACCACCACCAAATCCATAACACCACCAATTATTGTTACTGAACCAATAATTGGAGTCCAGAAATGTGAAGACCAAATATGTAAGGGATAATAGAGAATCCTGGAAATCAAAGGAGcagaaaacaaaaggaaaatagtttcttccaagatatgatgaaaccaaacatgTAAGGTCTGCACTGATTCTCTGCCATCATATAGCAAAGAGAATATTGCAGGCATACAGATGAGGTTCATGAACCATGACTCCACGAAAGATTATATAAGCATAATTCACCAGATGCCAAATAGAGCATCCAAATCTAAATTGTCATCCCGTTTCTTAAATGGGAATTATGGAACCATAGTGGTTAATGCAAGAGGGATAAAACTAATAGAGATAAAAGTTCCCTTTACatctaggctccgtttggtagggtgtaaaacgttatcatggaaaacgattttccccttttcaaccacgttgtttggtttgacaagggatggaaaacaattttccataactccctcaaaggtggaaaaaccttttccatttgacactccttacctccctctcctttcttcccctcaatcttcaccatcttctcccattttcttttaaggaaccaaacaacagaaaactagtttggaattgtgttttcccttgaaaatgttttccatggaaaatcatttcgcacagaaaacgttttacaccataCCAAACGGAGCCCTAATCATTCGGGTTGCAGTCTTGCAAAGGGATGAAGAAATCAATGTTACTATATAGTGTGTGTTATATAGATTTCAAGCCCTCATTAACCAACAGTCGAACAGAGTATAGGCCAGGGTACATAAAGGGTGCTATACAAACAAGTAAAGTAAACACACATATCGAACTTGCAGTTACCTTTATTGCGAACGGGAACTGATATACAAGATCAGGAATAGATTTACGAGCTTCATCCTCTGTCGTAGTTGTTAATGCATGATGAATGTCATTTTGCCCAATATCAAACGTATATAGAGCCTTTGAGAAGTCTTCAAGTCTTGACAAGcggtattttattttatctggGGACCAAAAGCCACAAAGCTGATACACAATCAGAAATCTAAAGCTTTGATGAAACTTCCTTAGACTCTATAGAACAAGATTTTCATGTAGTCCAACACAAACAACCTTGAGCATATAGCTCACTAGTCCGTTCTTTTAAGCCTTCAAACTGCAAAAGCTGTACATCAAGGGAAAGAGGATTAAGACCACTTCCAAACAGCTCCCCATTGACATGTTGGATTGTAGTCCCACTAGCAGCAAAATCTGCGCCATGCTGAAAGTTGGCTTGAAGTGCATCCAAATATGCACTCAAAAAAGGCAACCCTAACTTCTCAGCTGCAAGGATTATAGAGAAAATATGAGAGTAAAGCAGTGGACTAAACAAATGTCaaacataaaatataaaaaaaatacaaacgcTATTCACAAACTTCATATGTAAGAACTAAGAAGCAGCAAACAAGTGAATTTGCTTGGTAGTATGCAGTCAAGCAATAAGAAAAATATCATCACTTAATAATAATAGTGCAAATGCTGACACAAATCTTTAGTGGAGGGTAATTCATCCTTTCAAATGATTGAAAATAATGTGGTAGTTCTCTCAAGAATCAAATTCTAGGTATAGTTTATATCAAGTTGCTACAAGATCATCAGTTCATCACTCCAACAGACAAACAatagtttcaactttcaagaACTCAAAAGCAAAGGTGATTAGCGCAGAAAGTAGTAGCTTAATGCAATGAAGTGTTCAAACAAAGTTGTAGACAATGATCTTAAGAATGAGTTCAGCACCAACTCACCAATAAAATCAATGATCAGCCTCCCATCACAGTACCTCCCAGAAGGTTTGCCGAAAAAGGAGATACCATTCGGATATGGAACACGTCTAAATGCAGCCGAAACACAACCTGTATCAGAATTTGAGTCACCAAAGTTGTAAATGGCAGGAATTCGACATTCTTCTGATAACCCGAGTGCCCTTTTGCTTCGCGGTCCAAGAGATATAAGTAGTATAAACCCAATAATTACAACAACCCCAATCACCACTACTCGGAGACGGGTTTTTAGTCCCCAGGTAGAGTTAAAACTCCTACTAACAGGATTCGACCAATTCATCATCACAGTAAAGTCTTTCCTCTTTCAGGCATTTCATCAAACATGTAACACTCAATGTAAATCTTTAGCAAAACCCCAGCAAAGAAGAGCTATCTTCAGTTGTCATACATGATACATCCTACAACAAACAGCAACAATCAAACTCTTTTTTCTTTCAGGCATTTCATCAAACACCTATTGTGCAACATAAATCTCAAAGAATAGTTCTTTCTCTTCTATTATTACTAATTCAGTAAAATAAACAAATTCCAGCTATATCCACTTCAGTAACAATATACACGAAAGATAACTTGGTTTCCTAATTTGTATGGAGTAATTTTCATTATCTTATACAATAAATGCAGAAAGATTTAAAATTATGAGAAAGTTTGATTTGTGGGAAGAACATACCTTTGCTTGAAATTCAAAAGTGAGATTTTAAAGTGATTTCGGGATCTTATTGCTGATAGCCTGATATCAATGATAAAAGTCGTCTAGTTTAAGCTTAATTTACAAGATGCAATCTCAGGTGGAGTAAACAAGGGGAGAGTTGTGAAGggcagattagttgttacacttaactttgcacaaagttttaggtgataagtggttgtttggttatcgattgttattttattaaaaaaagtagatgtgataggagttagtggggtattttttttaattgaatgagagagggtgtggggacaaagaAAACTTAgttggaagagagagacaatataataattatggggTCATTCccaatttagaagtgtaacaactaatctgagacGGCCGAAAAAGGAAAgcgtaacaactaatctgggattatgttaaaaaaacaaaaattttaaTGGAAGTATTTAACACTCCTGCTTTTTGTTAACTTTTTATGAACTTATTTGATCTAATTTATCCATACTTACTTaaacttattttaattttaagagAATCATTGATAGAAGTCACATCCAGTTGCATGTAGAATTAACATTTTAGTTTTGATTAGGCCATAAATTTGAGTTTTATCGAAGTTTCCTAATCAATAGTTTCTTGTTCCATTTGAAACTCGGATTAAGTTACGTTTGTTTCCTAATTGTGTTTGTAGGTTTATCTATTTATTCTTATAAATACCCATGATATTTATTCCCACTTTTTCATCCAACCGAAAAGAAATCAAAGATCGAGATAAAGGAGATTTGAAGCATAAAAAGCTTAGTAATTCATAAAAAAAGATGAATTATAATGTTCTTCAGAGTTTGTGTATCGAGGATCAAAGGCGGATAGAGGATCTTATAGACCTTAAAAGAAGAATAAACGTAACAATAACGTCAAATGTCGATGTCGAAGAGGCGGTGAACAAGTTGGTAGAAATCAAAGTCGATTCCGGTAAAGAGATGGTAGTATGCATGATGTTATTAGAGTGTTGTTGCCAAGAAAAGACATATAGAGAATATTATGGTCTTTTGGCACAACGACTTTGTACACTTAACAAATTAGTGTATACAAAATGTTTTAGCAAGTGTTTTGCTCAACAATACTCGATGGTACGAGGCCTAGATATCAAAGGACCACGTAACGCTGCCGAATTCTTTGCTCATTTGATGATTGTCGATGTTGTTCCGATTGGTCGTGTGCTAGCTCGAATAGGTCGCAAATTAAGAGGAGGACGTGCGTTCTTGTCCTCATATCGGCTTCATCTCGACCCTTCTCGATGAGTTGTCCGAGCACCGGCGTGGTGATGATGCACCCAAGGATCGACGCCTTGATTATTGTCTCCCAATGCAGGGCTTAACGAATGTTTAAGGTCTTTTCTCTATAGGGTTTACAAATCGATCTCAGGGTCTTATGGCCTGGAATTCCGAagaaatttggttatttccaACCATCTTTCTTTTAATCTTTTCATGTTTTCGTCGTTAGATTTAATAAACCTACATTCTTCGAGTGTAGTAAGTTTCCTTCTTGCAagattagttaattatatttggggtcttattagattcgtatcaataaatattatttaaatattaattttttataacttttttcttatccataattgaatatattaatgtttgaaatagcaCGGAGAAAGTATATATTGTGAAGTTAAATTACTCCTAGAATTGAATCACCGAATATGCATGTTTCTAATGTGCCATAACACATACCAATAAAAAGTGCAAATAGCGGAGAAAACTCGATGTTTTTTTTAGTTGACACTTTTGTACTTTTAACATTATATATTCGCATACTTTAATTTGGCTATCTACGGTTTGTAGTTTTGTACATAAGGGGAAAAAATGTAGTTATAAAATTTTGTTCGAATCGTATCATTGGtaaagttataaaaaatcaacttatttttataagttttataactaattaatagtgcaacatatattaaatttaaaatgaatttttcccttttttgatatattcaaatttatagtcaaaaatcaaatacaaaaagGAGAAATCAGAGTTTGAACATAGCTACCTACATCAGTAATATGTCCGTCTCTCTCGTAAGGTACACAATATTCACTGCTACATTGAACAAACAAAGGAGGATCTTGACGTGCatcaacaacaataatattTTCCATGTTGGTACCCTTTTGTTCCATCACCGCAACTCTACCGTTCCCCGTTATTCCCAACAACTTATGACTATCTACCATGTACCGGAAATTTCGACTATATCTAAAGCAAGAGTTCCAGTAATTTCCGTGATAAAAAGTCCACGTCTCTATCTTGTCGTAGGCTAAAAATTCTTGCTGACAAAGACAGAATCTATTGTCTTCTGTTTCAATTAGATTCGATAGTATTTCAAATGTTTCTGTGACCAAATCAAATTTAAGAATGATTGAATCAACCACCCAATGTAACGCTTCATTCAATACAACTTGATCTACAGCTCGCTGGAGGATGATTCCAACCGTTGTAATCTTGGATAAGAACTTGGATAAGAACTTCACGTAGAAAATTCATTGTATTGACATCTAATTCCCTCCATTCATCATTCCTCAACGAGTACACATGAATTGTTTGAATAGTAGTATTGGTATAATACCCGTACCCGGTTACCAGTAAAATTTTGTAGTCATCAGTTGAAGAAACATAACCAAACCCAGATTTCAAAACCCTATAATACCCAGATTTTTCTGGAGGGGATTTGATACACCTGCAAACGTTGGTTGCAACATTATAAGATTCCTTGACATGATCCAAGGGGGATAAAGAAACCATCTTCTAACATTATTTTTGAAGGTAATGCTACAAATTTACCTTTGACATCGTCGTTAATGTTACCGTACGGGTTAACTGTTATACTGAGAGAAAACAATGTTTTATCGGATCGAATCACCAAAAAAGACGGAAAGTTGTGCATTATAAGGCGTGAATGGGCTATGGTAAATTTGTGGTTGGTGATTAGAGATTTCCAATACTTGCACACTGATTTGAATCGAATTAGGGATTTTACCGGTAATTGCAATAAGATATCGTGGATCAGATCATCAtatttctctaaggttttagggttttaattaggCTTTTAATTAGGCTTTTAGAGTGGAAATTAGGAGATGAagccaaaatatatatatatatatatatatatatatatatatatatatatatatatatatatatatatatatatatatatatatatatatatatatatatatatatatatatatataggcttTTTAATTAGGCTTTTTATGTTAATAATGGGAGATTGGGAGTAATTCATTAATCAAGCCCAAGCCGGACTAATGCGGACCGTTTTATTGAAGGACATAGCAATATAGCATAGCCCAAGATGGACTCCATATTCCTATAAGTTTATCAAATGGTATGTTATGTggctaaaataagttttgataatatTCTAATAATTTCATACTTCTATAATTTTAGATATTAACAGTAGATATGATTTTCAAATCTCTGGTGCAAAAATTTTCCGCCAAAACTGGTTTCCTAAAAACAAAATCTCTattcgttattttattttattttctttcttttttatttacgGTTTATGTATAAAAATTGGAAAAtatttgtttatatattatGGAAATAATATATGTCACATAATAATAGTTTTCTAAAAATgattttttggtaatatattaATCAGATCTTTACTTTgtatattaataatgaaaaataaatatatttactcaatattttggtcaaattagcatatcaagcatataaaatatctactccgtattactatatactaaaagagacatcaggaatgacacgtgtcaatttctagtgcgattttttcccgccaaaaatcactttcccaaaaaaagcgtatttgtttgattttatatttattctctaccttttttataaaatatttatgtatggaaacaaaatttagttaaaatatggaaataatagatacggcataataataattattctaaattggtaatactttagtcaaatcgctatattaataatgaaaaatatatcactaaatattttggttaaattaccatattagcattttaaatatgcatattaaatgaataaatttaaacgagtatgttaaaatgttataactatgcagtagattgggagatattcagttaaatattttgtgataaAGATGAACAAAATCTGTGCGtccacgggatctaatctagtgtATACGTAATAGGAGAAAATGGCATATTCCATATATGCAATAACTTTAGTGAGGTAAATATTGTAGTCAAatatattattataaattacgtagtcaaataattttaaaatatccgtgcatgcacggaAATAGTATCATATAATTAAGTGAAGATCTTTTTTTTGgttagtatatatatatttactttATTGGTCAATATTATAGTTGCTCAACATGTTAATATCATTAACATAAAACATATAAACCTAGGTAGATATGATTTTCGAATATCCTATAATTAAGTGAAGATCTTTTTTTGTTAGTATATATATTTAATTCATTGGTGAATATCATTCAAGCTTGTATCGATCATATTCTCTCTCAAAAAACTTTTTCTTACTAATTGACCTTTTAGTGTTCGTGCATATAAGATTAGTAGCTTTATAATGGAAAACGGTCCTAATCCTAATGACTGTAGTGATGGTAGTAGGGTTGTAATTACAAAGGTAAAATATTTGCATTGCAAAAAACATCAAAGTTGGTGTCCATATTTTGTCATATGTAGCGATCGAGATTCAAGGACAATGTTAATTTGTGGTAATTGCGGTTGTAGTCGAAGTGAACATCATCAAGTTATCGAGCATTCTTTTGCAAGTGAAACTTCAGCAAGATGGTAATCGACTTTAAGCTACTCGATATTTAAGTTTACTTTTTTAGAGATATAATAAAATCGAATTAAAGTATTATTGTACTTGAAAAGTCTTTTGTTTTTTGAGAGATATAATAAAAACGAATTTAAGTATTATTGTACTTGAaaagtttttgttttctttaataTATGGAGTACTTTATGTGTTTAAATTCAATGTTATTCATATGTTTGTTGTCCCGTAACGGAGAAATATGTGAGGAAATATCACCTTATAAGCTCGGAGAGTTATTTCTGCTATTGCTAATTGGTTGTAGTGTGAAATCTATATTGGACTTATAAGTGGACCGAACTCTCATCCTTCTTGAGTTGTCCACACCCATTTCATAATTCTATAAAATTTAACAGAATTTTCAACGTTATTCTTATGAATAGAGTAAAAAATCAAACTAATACGAGTTAATAAGAACAAAGAAAGTATTAATCTGTAATCCGTAACTCAAGACATTCTGTTGGgaagtttttgtttttttttggtaatttgtaactttttttttgttgttgatagAAGTGAAAAAAGAGGCAAAATTCAGTAATATCATTCTTGTTATTGAATCAAGTTTGATCTAAGATTTCCAACCAACAAAGGGGTAAATAGGTTTAAGTTATTAACTTTACGGTCTGTTTGGTAGCCGGTTATAAGTGATGGCAATGAGAATGAATTTGTATGACAAATTGCaaggaaaatcaatattaatttccaTGATAGTGCTTGTTCACACAAGATAACtattttttcttcataaatctGTATTATCATCTATTACCATTTGGGGAGTGTTATTTAGGTGGGAATTTAATATTAGGAAGAAAAACACCAATTTTGAGATAAGTTTTCAATATCATAGACATTATGGTGTTATTTTTCTTGCTATatacacttagatttattctcATCCCACCATTATTATCAGTTATCAAACTGAGCGTTTGCTCAACCAGTAATGAGTCATAATCAATTTCCTTATGGATTCATATTTTTAGCTATATTCTTTGAACTGCAATATAATCACTTCTAGTCGGTCAAGAATATAGATGACATAGTCCTCGTTGGTTAAGATCATGGAACACACGTTCGAGGACAGTAAACGAGAAGTGGGTGTGGATTGAGCATGTTTATAGTGATTATAGGGTGTAAATGAGCCAAGCGGAGCCGAGTACTACCATATTCATGTTCATTTAATTTAGGCGAGCTTGAGTCTGAACACGAGCTTTCAACCGAGCTCACTAATCTGTTCTAGCTTGGTTCGTTTAAGAGATTTTGGGTTCGTGAACTGTTCATGAACATCTCGTTATTAATCGAGCCAAATTTATGAACGAGCTTTTTTCTTAAACGAGTTTTGCGCTTTAGAGTTTAACCTTTGGAAAATACAATTGTAAATGTGCACTACTTTCGCCttttaaattcaattttttttatcctACGATATATCTTTTGGATATTAAAAGTCAAAATACGATAATAAAGCAATCATGTATGG
This sequence is a window from Spinacia oleracea cultivar Varoflay chromosome 1, BTI_SOV_V1, whole genome shotgun sequence. Protein-coding genes within it:
- the LOC110793338 gene encoding GDSL esterase/lipase At3g27950 isoform X1, translated to MMNWSNPVSRSFNSTWGLKTRLRVVVIGVVVIIGFILLISLGPRSKRALGLSEECRIPAIYNFGDSNSDTGCVSAAFRRVPYPNGISFFGKPSGRYCDGRLIIDFIAEKLGLPFLSAYLDALQANFQHGADFAASGTTIQHVNGELFGSGLNPLSLDVQLLQFEGLKERTSELYAQGYKIKYRLSRLEDFSKALYTFDIGQNDIHHALTTTTEDEARKSIPDLVYQFPFAIKKLHELGARTFWIHNTGPIGCLPYLLLKYPPNPGNVDEAGCVKSYNEVAKEFNRQLKNKISELRTQLQNSLLVYVDIYSAKYSLVTESKKYGFVDPLGYCCKHVGNSSLHCWNKEKKNGVAVYATPCNNPSEYISWDSIHYTDAANRWVANRISDGSLADPPLPFSKLCKKSAL
- the LOC110793338 gene encoding GDSL esterase/lipase At3g27950 isoform X2, whose product is MMNWSNPVSRSFNSTWGLKTRLRVVVIGVVVIIGFILLISLGPRSKRALGLSEECRIPAIYNFGDSNSDTGCVSAAFRRVPYPNGISFFGKPSGRYCDGRLIIDFIAEKLGLPFLSAYLDALQANFQHGADFAASGTTIQHVNGELFGSGLNPLSLDVQLLQFEGLKERTSELYAQDKIKYRLSRLEDFSKALYTFDIGQNDIHHALTTTTEDEARKSIPDLVYQFPFAIKKLHELGARTFWIHNTGPIGCLPYLLLKYPPNPGNVDEAGCVKSYNEVAKEFNRQLKNKISELRTQLQNSLLVYVDIYSAKYSLVTESKKYGFVDPLGYCCKHVGNSSLHCWNKEKKNGVAVYATPCNNPSEYISWDSIHYTDAANRWVANRISDGSLADPPLPFSKLCKKSAL